From the Homo sapiens chromosome 1, GRCh38.p14 Primary Assembly genome, one window contains:
- the LOC124904417 gene encoding uncharacterized protein LOC124904417, translating into MCVCFCRGGGMGPCRAAQGRVGWDFSREGARPGPGPGSSRHPHPSLLQGTAKAKPSSGWDYVYWVDPWRGAARRDLGGREKQRQRGHEEGSASEKGQAVTITPFLLPSAGVTRVRQSLKTWVEHGPFSGDPGLPRSVRVELLTLVAGPARGRSGHRQPPPQPQSLRRPLWLSHSDPSLKFRTLGLREGSGAECLPPGTFLPFSWSFSAPELAHLSNARAPWIPLPGAFQIQQKQIFFFLESRTKSGMRSRGGKDSK; encoded by the coding sequence ATGTGCGTGTGTTTCTGCAGAGGAGGGGGCATGGGCCCCTGCCGGGCTGCgcaggggagggtggggtgggactTTTCCAGAGAGGGAGCCAGGCCTGGCCCGGGCCCCGGGAGCTCACGTCACCCCCACCCCTCACTTCTCCAGGGAACTGCCAAAGCCAAACCCAGCTCGGGATGGGATTATGTGTACTGGGTAGACCCGTGGAGAGGGGCTGCGAGAAGAGATCTCGGtggcagagagaagcagaggcagAGAGGGCATGAAGAGGGGTCGGCATCAGAGAAGGGGCAGGCAGTGACTATCACCCCATTTCTTCTTCCCTCAGCTGGAGTAACAAGAGTCAGGCAGAGCCTGAAGACTTGGGTGGAACATGGGCCCTTCTCTGGAGATCCTGGCCTCCCCCGTTCAGTCAGGGTGGAGTTGCTGACCTTAGTGGCCGGCCCAGCCAGGGGAAGGAGTGGCCATCGgcaacccccaccccaaccccaatcCCTGAGGCGCCCGCTCTGGCTCAGCCACTCTGACCCCTCCCTCAAATTCCGAACCCTAGGTCTCAGGGAGGGCAGTGGGGCTGAGTGTCTGCCCCCAGGCACATTCCTACCCTTCTCTTGGTCATTTTCTGCCCCAGAGCTGGCCCACCTCAGCAATGCGAGGGCTCCCTGGATTCCTCTCCCGGGTGCCTTTCAGATCCaacagaaacagattttttttttcctggaaagcaGAACTAAGAGTGGGATGAGGAGCAGGGGTGGGAAGGACTCAAAGTGA